In Halopseudomonas nanhaiensis, a single window of DNA contains:
- a CDS encoding polysaccharide biosynthesis protein, whose translation MLKERLVSLSYTQKRIIQILADVLLIWIALWLAFYLRMGSEGWLWPGPGQTQIFLLAPILAVPFFIRLGMYRAVMRYVGTDALTCIFKAVSIGLLALGSAILLLDISGTGIFRSRSVLFMYWCLSLLLLGGLRLVAREYFTGDWFTAGRAVIRPRGAGFGIPVAIYGAGGAGNQLLASIKIDGTYKPVAFVDDDPNLAGRTVSGLPVYPSERIGEMIAATGVEELFLAIPSATRMYRQKILSTLEQYPLHVRTMPAIADIASGKVKVDDLQEVDIADLLGRDCVPPDHGLFERCIKSRAVMVTGAGGSIGSELCRQIVSAQPRTLILFEHSEFALYAIHTELASLVAAQGLSIQLIPILGSIRNKSRLEQVTAKWGVHTIYHAAAYKHVPIVEFNVAEGIMNNVFGTLNVAQVAIKCQVENVVLISTDKAVRPTNVMGSTKRMAEMLMQALSVEKAPALWGYDSVLKHMNRTRFTMVRFGNVLGSSGSVIPLFREQIRAGGPVTVTHPEITRYFMTIPEAAQLVIQAGAMGTGGDVFVLDMGEPVKIANLARKMISLSGLSVKDSNNPNGDIEIVFSGLRPGEKLYEELLIGDNPQETQHPKIRRASEVFISWDRLLPVLDTIRQAVRNSDYDVIRQTLLSTALGYEPSSEIVDLLYQPEEQAAMRSNRVEG comes from the coding sequence TTGTTAAAAGAACGTCTCGTTTCGTTGAGCTACACGCAGAAACGCATTATTCAGATCCTAGCCGACGTGCTGTTGATCTGGATTGCGCTGTGGTTGGCTTTCTATCTTCGAATGGGAAGCGAAGGCTGGCTATGGCCGGGGCCGGGGCAGACACAGATATTCCTGCTAGCGCCGATTCTGGCTGTGCCATTTTTCATTCGTTTGGGTATGTATCGTGCTGTCATGCGGTATGTCGGTACGGATGCGCTGACCTGTATTTTCAAAGCGGTGTCCATTGGGCTTCTAGCACTTGGTAGCGCAATACTCCTGCTGGACATCTCAGGTACCGGAATCTTCCGCTCTCGATCAGTCCTGTTCATGTATTGGTGCTTGAGTTTGTTGCTGCTTGGCGGGCTTCGACTGGTAGCGCGTGAATATTTCACCGGCGACTGGTTTACGGCAGGTCGCGCTGTGATCCGCCCCAGGGGCGCAGGATTCGGAATTCCTGTCGCGATTTACGGCGCTGGAGGCGCCGGAAATCAACTACTCGCCTCCATTAAAATCGACGGCACATACAAACCTGTGGCGTTCGTTGATGACGACCCGAACCTGGCTGGCCGTACGGTGTCCGGTCTGCCGGTGTATCCGTCGGAACGCATCGGCGAGATGATTGCAGCTACCGGTGTAGAAGAATTGTTCCTGGCGATCCCGTCTGCCACTCGTATGTATCGTCAGAAGATATTGTCAACACTCGAACAGTATCCTCTTCATGTTAGAACTATGCCTGCTATCGCTGACATTGCTTCGGGCAAGGTGAAGGTAGACGACTTGCAGGAAGTCGATATTGCTGACCTCCTGGGGAGAGATTGCGTGCCTCCTGACCATGGTCTGTTCGAACGTTGCATCAAGTCTCGTGCGGTGATGGTGACGGGGGCCGGAGGGTCCATTGGTAGCGAGCTTTGTCGGCAGATAGTGTCAGCCCAGCCCCGCACGCTGATCTTGTTTGAGCATAGCGAATTCGCCTTGTATGCCATACATACGGAACTTGCGAGCCTAGTGGCGGCGCAGGGCTTATCGATTCAGCTTATTCCAATTCTCGGGTCAATTCGCAATAAGAGTCGGCTTGAGCAAGTTACTGCCAAATGGGGCGTCCACACGATCTATCACGCTGCTGCCTACAAGCATGTACCCATCGTGGAGTTTAACGTTGCCGAAGGCATCATGAATAACGTGTTCGGCACATTGAACGTGGCGCAGGTCGCTATCAAATGTCAGGTCGAGAACGTGGTCCTGATTTCCACTGACAAAGCCGTCCGTCCGACCAACGTTATGGGGTCCACGAAGCGGATGGCCGAGATGCTCATGCAGGCATTGAGTGTGGAAAAGGCCCCGGCCCTATGGGGCTATGATTCAGTTCTGAAGCACATGAACCGTACGCGCTTCACCATGGTTCGTTTCGGAAACGTACTTGGTTCATCAGGCTCGGTGATTCCGCTGTTCCGCGAACAGATCCGTGCTGGGGGACCGGTCACGGTGACGCACCCGGAAATCACCCGCTATTTCATGACTATCCCGGAAGCCGCCCAGCTGGTTATACAGGCCGGGGCGATGGGCACAGGCGGAGACGTTTTCGTGCTCGATATGGGTGAGCCCGTGAAGATTGCGAATCTGGCCAGAAAGATGATCTCATTGTCCGGTCTTTCCGTGAAGGATTCCAACAACCCAAATGGCGACATCGAGATTGTTTTTTCCGGTCTCCGCCCTGGCGAGAAGCTCTATGAAGAGCTTCTGATTGGCGATAACCCTCAGGAAACACAGCATCCGAAAATTCGTCGAGCAAGCGAAGTTTTTATAAGCTGGGACCGGCTTTTGCCGGTCCTGGACACCATCCGTCAGGCGGTCCGCAACAGTGACTACGATGTAATCAGGCAGACTTTGCTGAGCACGGCTTTAGGGTACGAACCCAGCAGCGAAATCGTCGACCTGCTGTATCAACCAGAAGAACAGGCAGCCATGCGATCTAATAGAGTAGAGGGGTAA
- a CDS encoding methyl-accepting chemotaxis protein has protein sequence MRNNQPITQRERMFNADQRLISATNLKGQIVYCNDAFVDISGFTREELIGSPHNLVRHPDTPSAVFAHMWNDLKNGRSWMGIVKNRCKNGDHYWVNAFATPVWENGQVTGYESVRVRTTPAQVERAEALYSRLNQGRAPRTTDWAGVMLPAAFGITLAAVGGGLTLGLGGLGAGLACAAGIPAAWVYKRLNDQRLQRAISAADNAIVDPLLATMYTPHRGVLGQLEMAMHSQQARLRTCLTRVMDSTDGLRVQAEESSKLARASSDGLSRQRQETDMVATAINQMAAATQEVSSNVQRTADATRDANTLADRGKQVATQARDAIEVLSASVRSAATVSNQLSVDAREIGSVVDVIRGIAEQTNLLALNAAIEAARAGEQGRGFAVVADEVRALASRTASSTEQIHKLIENLQGAAAKAVSTMHAGHEQAELGVSRVIDADEALDGIRNAIERINEMTGQIAAASEEQTAVADEINRNVVNIASLSDSTATQASRSATLGAELAATAGQQAALVERFAKR, from the coding sequence ATGCGCAACAACCAGCCCATCACCCAGCGTGAACGGATGTTCAATGCCGATCAACGTTTGATATCAGCGACCAATCTGAAGGGTCAGATCGTCTACTGCAATGATGCCTTCGTCGATATAAGCGGCTTCACGCGAGAGGAGTTGATCGGCAGCCCGCACAATCTGGTACGCCATCCGGATACCCCATCTGCGGTGTTCGCGCATATGTGGAACGACCTGAAAAACGGGCGCAGCTGGATGGGTATCGTCAAGAACCGTTGCAAGAATGGCGATCACTACTGGGTGAACGCATTTGCCACCCCGGTCTGGGAGAACGGCCAGGTGACCGGCTATGAATCGGTACGGGTGCGCACGACCCCTGCCCAGGTCGAGCGGGCCGAGGCGCTTTACAGCAGACTCAATCAGGGCCGCGCCCCGCGAACAACCGACTGGGCTGGTGTCATGCTGCCGGCCGCCTTCGGTATTACCCTGGCCGCGGTCGGTGGCGGACTGACGCTGGGACTTGGCGGCCTGGGTGCGGGACTGGCTTGCGCTGCCGGCATACCAGCGGCCTGGGTGTACAAGCGACTCAACGATCAACGGTTGCAACGCGCCATCAGCGCCGCTGACAATGCCATTGTCGATCCGCTGCTGGCGACCATGTATACGCCTCACCGCGGCGTCCTCGGTCAGCTGGAGATGGCCATGCACAGCCAGCAGGCCCGTCTGCGCACGTGCCTGACGCGTGTCATGGACAGTACGGACGGTTTGCGGGTGCAGGCCGAGGAGTCCAGCAAGCTGGCACGTGCCAGCAGCGACGGCCTGTCGCGGCAGCGCCAGGAGACCGATATGGTCGCTACGGCGATCAACCAGATGGCTGCCGCCACCCAGGAAGTATCGAGCAATGTGCAGCGCACTGCGGACGCTACCCGCGATGCCAACACCCTTGCCGACCGCGGCAAGCAGGTGGCCACCCAGGCGCGCGACGCCATCGAAGTGCTTTCCGCGTCGGTGCGCTCGGCGGCCACCGTCTCCAACCAGCTGTCTGTCGATGCACGGGAGATCGGCAGCGTCGTCGACGTTATCCGGGGGATCGCGGAACAGACCAACCTGCTGGCCTTGAACGCAGCGATTGAAGCGGCCCGTGCCGGCGAACAGGGGCGCGGCTTTGCCGTAGTGGCTGATGAGGTGCGCGCATTGGCCAGCCGGACCGCCAGTTCGACTGAACAGATCCACAAGCTGATCGAAAACCTACAGGGCGCCGCGGCGAAAGCGGTATCGACCATGCATGCCGGTCACGAACAGGCCGAACTGGGCGTAAGCCGGGTCATCGACGCTGACGAGGCGCTGGACGGCATTCGCAACGCCATCGAACGCATCAACGAGATGACTGGCCAGATCGCCGCTGCGTCGGAAGAGCAGACCGCCGTCGCCGATGAGATCAATCGCAATGTGGTCAACATCGCCAGCCTGTCGGACAGCACCGCGACTCAAGCCTCCCGAAGCGCAACGCTCGGCGCAGAACTCGCCGCGACTGCCGGACAGCAGGCTGCGCTGGTAGAGCGCTTCGCCAAGCGATAA
- the glmS gene encoding glutamine--fructose-6-phosphate transaminase (isomerizing): protein MCGIVGAIAQRNITPILIEGLRRLEYRGYDSAGVAVLAQGKGIQRVRAVGKVIELEKSLSETPALGHMGIAHTRWATHGKPAEHNAHPHVSNRLAVVHNGIIENHAPLRKKLKDLGYVFTSETDTEVVAHLLAHHYEQSKDLLEAFRQTLGEIHGAYALAVLHEDEPETLYCSRMGSPLVIGEGVEEHYIASDPLALLQVTDCFRYLEEGDYARVSREQCDIWNRQHETVDRPVKRYEHAAHSLDKGEYRHFMLKEIYEQPEAITQTLAGTLGDDHVLTALLGPEAETRLADIEHIHIVACGTSYHAGLVARYWIEAQVGITCQVEVASEYRYRTVVVPKNTLLITISQSGETADTLAALRFAKDQGYLATLALCNVAGSSLVREADWRLLTHAGPEIGVASTKAFTTQLVALLWLTTALVQARGGDKQLIITNINALNALPKMVEQALELDTRIAELAERFANKHHALFLGRGTHYPIAMEGALKLKEISYIHAEAYAAGELKHGPLALVDEDMPVVSVAPSDALLEKLKSNLEEVRARGGQLITFACERVEQSEDGTTETISLPWVEECISPILYTVPLQLLSYHVALVKGTDVDKPRNLAKSVTVE, encoded by the coding sequence ATGTGCGGAATCGTCGGCGCCATCGCCCAGCGTAATATCACTCCCATCCTGATCGAAGGCCTGCGACGCCTCGAATACCGCGGCTATGATTCGGCCGGGGTAGCCGTCCTGGCGCAGGGCAAGGGCATTCAGCGAGTCCGGGCAGTCGGCAAGGTCATCGAGCTGGAAAAGAGCCTGAGCGAAACACCGGCGCTGGGTCACATGGGCATCGCCCATACGCGCTGGGCGACCCACGGCAAGCCCGCCGAGCACAATGCACATCCGCACGTGTCCAACAGGTTGGCCGTTGTCCACAACGGCATCATCGAAAACCACGCACCGCTAAGAAAGAAGCTCAAGGACCTGGGCTACGTTTTCACCTCCGAAACCGACACCGAAGTGGTCGCCCACCTGCTCGCCCATCACTACGAGCAAAGCAAGGATCTGCTTGAGGCATTCCGCCAGACGCTGGGCGAAATCCACGGCGCCTACGCCCTTGCGGTCCTCCATGAAGACGAGCCCGAGACGCTGTATTGCTCGCGCATGGGCAGCCCGCTGGTTATCGGCGAAGGCGTTGAAGAGCACTATATTGCCTCCGACCCGCTGGCCCTGCTGCAGGTCACTGATTGCTTCCGTTACCTTGAAGAAGGCGACTATGCGCGTGTATCGCGTGAGCAGTGCGACATCTGGAACCGTCAGCACGAAACCGTAGACCGCCCCGTCAAGCGCTACGAACATGCCGCGCACAGCCTGGACAAGGGCGAGTATCGCCACTTTATGCTCAAGGAAATCTACGAGCAGCCCGAGGCGATCACCCAGACGCTGGCGGGCACGCTGGGTGACGACCATGTGCTCACCGCCCTGCTCGGCCCGGAAGCCGAAACGCGCCTGGCCGACATCGAGCATATCCACATCGTCGCCTGCGGCACCAGCTACCACGCCGGCCTGGTTGCCCGCTACTGGATCGAGGCGCAGGTCGGCATCACCTGTCAGGTCGAAGTCGCCAGCGAGTACCGCTACCGCACCGTGGTGGTGCCGAAGAACACCCTGTTGATTACCATTTCCCAGTCAGGCGAGACTGCAGACACCCTCGCTGCGCTGCGCTTTGCCAAGGATCAGGGCTACCTCGCAACACTGGCTCTGTGCAACGTAGCCGGCAGTTCCCTAGTGCGCGAGGCGGACTGGCGTCTGCTGACCCATGCAGGCCCGGAAATTGGCGTCGCGTCGACCAAGGCATTCACCACCCAGCTGGTGGCGCTGCTGTGGTTGACTACCGCGCTGGTACAGGCCCGTGGTGGCGACAAGCAACTGATCATCACCAACATCAACGCGCTGAACGCATTACCGAAGATGGTCGAGCAGGCTCTCGAGCTCGACACCCGCATCGCCGAACTCGCCGAGCGCTTCGCCAACAAGCATCACGCCCTGTTCCTGGGCCGCGGCACGCATTATCCGATCGCCATGGAAGGCGCGCTGAAGCTCAAGGAGATTTCCTACATTCATGCTGAAGCCTACGCCGCTGGCGAGCTCAAGCATGGGCCGCTGGCACTGGTGGATGAAGATATGCCAGTGGTGAGTGTGGCGCCGAGCGATGCGTTGCTTGAGAAGCTGAAGTCGAATCTGGAGGAAGTGCGGGCGCGTGGTGGGCAGCTGATTACCTTTGCGTGTGAGCGTGTCGAGCAGAGCGAGGACGGCACCACCGAAACCATCAGCCTGCCGTGGGTGGAAGAATGCATCTCGCCCATCCTCTATACAGTCCCGCTGCAGCTGCTTAGCTATCACGTAGCGCTGGTGAAGGGGACCGATGTGGATAAACCGCGGAATCTGGCAAAGTCTGTGACTGTGGAGTGA
- a CDS encoding phosphomannomutase CpsG (capsular polysaccharide biosynthesis protein; catalyzes the formation of D-mannose 6-phosphate from alpha-D-mannose 1-phosphate), which translates to MTQLTCFKAYDIRGQLGTELNEDIAYRIARAFAKFLKPRSIVLGGDVRETSPQLKAALANGLRDEGVDVLDLGLAGTEEVYFATFHLGVDGGIEVTASHNPIDYNGFKLVREGSRPISADTGLADIRQMAEQMSVTLEDGRDPSVPDSARGKYEKVDTRQAFVEHLMGYIEPDKFTPLKLVVNAGNGAAGPVIDAIEQAFKAKQIPVEFIKICHEPDGTFPNGIPNPILIENRETTSKAVLEHKADMGIAWDGDFDRCFLFDEQGRFIEGYYIVGLLAEAFLKKEPGAAIIHDPRLVWNTVEQVEENGGRAVQTKAGHAFIKERMRKEDAAYGGEMSAHHYFRNFAYCDSGMIPWLLVAELLCRKGVPMSDMVGERIAAYPSSGEINLKVNDAPTVLKAIEAQYTKDALDVDYTDGVSICFTDWRFNLRASNTEPVIRLNVESRGDFQLMERQTKRLLEAIRSM; encoded by the coding sequence ATGACACAGCTGACCTGCTTCAAGGCTTATGACATTCGTGGACAGCTTGGTACGGAGCTGAATGAAGATATCGCTTACCGTATCGCCCGCGCCTTTGCGAAATTTCTCAAACCGCGCAGCATTGTGCTGGGCGGAGACGTACGTGAGACATCGCCCCAGTTGAAGGCAGCGCTGGCCAACGGCTTGCGCGATGAAGGTGTAGACGTGCTGGACCTGGGGCTCGCAGGGACCGAGGAAGTGTACTTTGCTACCTTCCACCTTGGCGTGGATGGCGGCATCGAGGTCACTGCTTCGCATAATCCGATCGACTACAACGGCTTCAAACTGGTGCGCGAGGGCTCGCGTCCGATCTCCGCCGACACCGGCCTGGCAGACATTCGCCAGATGGCCGAGCAGATGAGCGTTACCCTCGAGGATGGCCGAGATCCGTCGGTACCGGACAGCGCACGCGGCAAATACGAAAAGGTAGATACGCGCCAGGCGTTCGTCGAGCACCTGATGGGCTACATCGAGCCTGACAAGTTCACCCCGCTGAAGCTGGTGGTGAATGCGGGAAACGGCGCGGCCGGTCCGGTGATTGATGCCATCGAGCAGGCCTTCAAGGCAAAGCAGATACCGGTAGAGTTCATCAAGATCTGCCATGAGCCGGACGGCACCTTCCCCAATGGTATCCCCAATCCGATTCTGATCGAGAATCGAGAGACCACCAGCAAGGCCGTGCTGGAGCACAAGGCAGACATGGGTATCGCTTGGGACGGCGACTTCGACCGTTGCTTCCTGTTTGACGAGCAGGGGCGCTTCATCGAGGGCTATTACATCGTCGGCCTTCTGGCGGAGGCGTTCCTGAAGAAAGAGCCTGGTGCAGCGATCATCCATGACCCACGCCTGGTGTGGAACACCGTCGAGCAGGTTGAAGAAAATGGTGGCCGCGCGGTGCAGACCAAGGCAGGTCACGCGTTCATCAAGGAGCGTATGCGCAAGGAAGACGCAGCCTATGGCGGCGAAATGAGCGCGCACCATTACTTCCGCAACTTCGCTTACTGCGACAGCGGCATGATCCCGTGGCTGCTCGTGGCAGAACTGCTCTGCCGCAAGGGAGTGCCCATGTCCGATATGGTCGGTGAGCGCATTGCCGCGTACCCGTCATCCGGCGAGATCAATCTCAAGGTCAACGATGCGCCTACTGTCCTCAAGGCAATCGAAGCGCAGTATACGAAGGACGCGCTCGACGTCGACTACACGGATGGGGTCAGTATTTGCTTTACGGACTGGCGTTTCAATCTGCGGGCATCCAATACCGAGCCGGTTATTCGTCTGAATGTGGAGAGCCGTGGCGACTTTCAGCTAATGGAACGTCAGACTAAGCGCCTGTTGGAGGCGATTCGTTCGATGTGA